In the Diachasmimorpha longicaudata isolate KC_UGA_2023 chromosome 1, iyDiaLong2, whole genome shotgun sequence genome, one interval contains:
- the LOC135161133 gene encoding transcription initiation factor TFIID subunit 13 isoform X1, producing the protein MAAEETFEQFEDEETELPIGGTLPGGRKRLFSKELRCMMYGFGDDQNPYTESVDLLEDLVIEYITEMTHRAMEIGRTGRVQVEDIVFLVRKDARKYARVKDLLTMNEELKKARKAFDEVKYADSHGSRA; encoded by the exons ATGGCAGCTGAGGAGACTTTTGAACag TTTGAGGATGAAGAGACAGAACTGCCAATTGGAGGAACTCTCCCGGGTGGGCGAAAGCGTCTCTTTTCAAAGGAACTTCGATGCATGATGTACGGTTTTGGTGATGATCAGAATCCTTACACCGAGAGTGTTGATCTGCTGGAGGATCTCGTCATCGAGTACATCACAGAGATGACCCACAGAGCCATGGAGATTGGGAGAACTGGACGAGTGCAGGTGGAGGACATAGTTTTTCTtg TGAGGAAAGATGCTAGGAAGTATGCCAGGGTCAAGGACCTTCTGACAATGAACGAAGAGCTGAAGAAAGCAAGAAAAGCCTTCGACGAAGTCAAATATGCAG
- the LOC135161133 gene encoding transcription initiation factor TFIID subunit 13 isoform X2 encodes MAAEETFEQFEDEETELPIGGTLPGGRKRLFSKELRCMMYGFGDDQNPYTESVDLLEDLVIEYITEMTHRAMEIGRTGRVQVEDIVFLVRKDARKYARVKDLLTMNEELKKARKAFDEVKYAE; translated from the exons ATGGCAGCTGAGGAGACTTTTGAACag TTTGAGGATGAAGAGACAGAACTGCCAATTGGAGGAACTCTCCCGGGTGGGCGAAAGCGTCTCTTTTCAAAGGAACTTCGATGCATGATGTACGGTTTTGGTGATGATCAGAATCCTTACACCGAGAGTGTTGATCTGCTGGAGGATCTCGTCATCGAGTACATCACAGAGATGACCCACAGAGCCATGGAGATTGGGAGAACTGGACGAGTGCAGGTGGAGGACATAGTTTTTCTtg TGAGGAAAGATGCTAGGAAGTATGCCAGGGTCAAGGACCTTCTGACAATGAACGAAGAGCTGAAGAAAGCAAGAAAAGCCTTCGACGAAGTCAAATATGCAG